From one Oxyura jamaicensis isolate SHBP4307 breed ruddy duck chromosome 15, BPBGC_Ojam_1.0, whole genome shotgun sequence genomic stretch:
- the RAB35 gene encoding ras-related protein Rab-35: protein MARDYDHLFKLLIIGDSGVGKSSLLLRFADNTFSGSYITTIGVDFKIRTVEINGEKVKLQIWDTAGQERFRTITSTYYRGTHGVIVVYDVTSAESFVNVKRWLHEINQNCDDVCRILVGNKNDDPERKVVETEDAYKFAGQMEIQLFETSAKENINVEEMFNCITELVLRAKKENLAKQQQQQQNDVVKLTKNSKRKKRCC from the exons aTGGCCCGGGACTACGACCACCTCTTCAAGCTGCTCATCATCGGCGACAGCG GTGTGGGCAAGAGCAGTTTGCTGTTGCGTTTTGCAGATAATACCTTCTCAG GCAGCTACATTACCACAATCGGAGTGGACTTTAAAATCCGGACGGTGGAGATCAATGGAGAGAAAGTGAAGCTACAGATCTGGGACACAGCTGGACAGGAGCGCTTCCGGACCATCACATCAAC GTATTACAGAGGAACGCATGGGGTCATTGTTGTCTATGATGTAACCAGTGCAGAATCTTTTGTGAATGTAAAACGGTGGTTGCatgaaattaatcaaaattGTGATGATGTCTGCCGGATACTAG TGGGGAATAAAAACGATGACCCGGAACGAAAAGTGGTAGAAACAGAAGATGCCTATAAATTCGCTGGGCAGATGGAGATCCAATTGTTTGAGACCAGCgccaaagaaaatattaatgtggAAGAG ATGTTTAATTGCATTACAGAGCTAGTTCTGCGAGCgaagaaagaaaacttagcaaagcagcaacagcagcaacagaatgATGTGGTGAAGCTAACGAagaacagtaaaaggaagaagcGGTGCTGCTAA